Within Brachyspira sp. SAP_772, the genomic segment TTCTGATATATTGCTTCTAATTTTCTTTAATGTATTTTTTATTATTTCAGCATCATTTKGATTGAGTTCTKTTACTATTGTATCTAAAACTTGATTTTCATAATTTTCTATAATAGGCAATTCTTTTTTAGCCTTTTCTGTGAGATATAATGAAAAAGCTCTTTTATCGAGTTTATTTTCTTTTCTTTTTATAAATGATTTAACTTCTAATTTATCTATCATGGCTTTTACAGTATTTTGGTCTTTATCTAGTCTTATAGATAATTCTTTTTGAGATATGCCTTCTTCTTTTGCAAGTTCTTTTAATACAATTAATTG encodes:
- a CDS encoding MarR family winged helix-turn-helix transcriptional regulator, which codes for QLIVLKELAKEEGISQKELSIRLDKDQNTVKAMIDKLEVKSFIKRKENKLDKRAFSLYLTEKAKKELPIIENYENQVLDTIVXELNXNDAEIIKNTLKKIRSNISEI